From a single Streptomyces sp. 1331.2 genomic region:
- a CDS encoding SDR family oxidoreductase codes for MTEQKVAVVTGASSGIGAATARRLADEGFEVVLTARRTDRIEALAKEIEGRGGAARAVTLDVTDRAAVDAFAAAVGRVDVLVNNAGGAVGAETVEHGDPADWRAMYEVNVLGVLHVTQALLPALRATGDGTVLVLSSTAALAAYEGGGGYVAAKHAAHTIAATLRLELCGEPIRVIEIAPGMVKSEGFAITRFRGDEEKAAAVYAGVAEPLTSEDIADTVAWAVTRPSHVNIDLLVVRPRAQAANHKVHRG; via the coding sequence ATGACCGAGCAGAAGGTGGCCGTGGTCACCGGTGCCAGCAGCGGGATCGGCGCGGCGACCGCCCGCCGGCTGGCCGACGAGGGCTTCGAGGTGGTGCTGACCGCCCGCCGCACCGACCGGATCGAGGCGCTGGCAAAGGAGATCGAGGGCCGGGGCGGTGCGGCGCGCGCCGTCACCCTGGACGTCACCGACCGGGCCGCCGTGGACGCCTTCGCGGCCGCGGTCGGCCGGGTGGACGTCCTGGTGAACAACGCGGGCGGCGCGGTCGGCGCCGAGACGGTCGAGCACGGCGACCCGGCCGACTGGCGCGCGATGTACGAGGTGAACGTGCTCGGCGTGCTGCACGTGACGCAGGCGCTGCTGCCGGCCCTGCGGGCCACCGGGGACGGCACGGTGCTGGTGCTCTCCTCCACGGCCGCGCTGGCCGCGTACGAGGGCGGCGGCGGCTACGTGGCAGCCAAGCACGCCGCGCACACCATCGCGGCCACGCTGCGGCTGGAGCTGTGCGGGGAGCCGATCCGGGTGATCGAGATCGCGCCCGGCATGGTGAAGTCCGAGGGCTTCGCGATCACCCGCTTCCGCGGCGACGAGGAGAAGGCCGCCGCGGTGTACGCGGGCGTGGCCGAGCCGCTGACCTCGGAGGACATCGCGGACACGGTGGCCTGGGCGGTCACCCGGCCCTCGCACGTGAACATCGACCTGCTGGTGGTCCGGCCCCGGGCGCAGGCGGCCAACCACAAGGTCCACCGCGGCTGA
- a CDS encoding acyl-CoA mutase large subunit family protein has product MPRPAESGFPIEPLYGPEALAGWDPATRLGRPGEYPYTRGVYPTMYTGRPWTMRQYAGFGTAAESNARYRRLIAGGGTGLSVAFDLPTQMGYDSDAPLAAGEVGKVGVAVDSVEDMAVLLDGIPLGEVSTSMTINAPAALLLLLYRLVGEAQGVAPAALTGTVQNDVLKEYIARGTYIFPPQPSLRLVADVFRYCRDEIPRWNTISISGYHMAEAGADPVQEIAFTLANGIAYVRTAIAAGMAVDEFAPRLSFFFVARTTLLEEVAKFRAARRIWARIMREEFGAKDPRSQMLRFHTQTAGVQLTAQQPEVNLARVTVQALAAVLGGTQSLHTNSYDEAIALPTEKAARLALRTQQVLAHETDVTATVDPFAGSYAIESLTDEVEAAALALMDRIEDRGGAVAAIEQGFQKGEIERTAYRLQQETDSGERTVVGVNRFRLDAEEPYQPLRVDPAIERQQAERLARLRAGRSAGAVTRALDALRRTAEGPENVLYPMKEALAARATVGEVCDALRGVWGTYAPVERF; this is encoded by the coding sequence ATGCCGCGTCCTGCCGAATCAGGCTTCCCGATCGAGCCGCTGTACGGCCCCGAGGCGCTGGCCGGCTGGGACCCGGCGACCCGGCTGGGCCGGCCCGGCGAGTACCCGTACACCCGGGGCGTCTACCCGACGATGTACACCGGCCGGCCGTGGACGATGCGCCAGTACGCGGGCTTCGGCACCGCCGCCGAGTCCAACGCCCGCTACCGCCGGCTGATCGCCGGCGGCGGCACCGGCCTCTCGGTCGCCTTCGACCTGCCCACCCAGATGGGCTACGACTCGGACGCCCCGCTCGCGGCCGGCGAGGTCGGCAAGGTCGGCGTGGCCGTGGACAGCGTCGAGGACATGGCGGTGCTCCTCGACGGCATCCCGCTCGGCGAGGTGTCCACCTCGATGACCATCAACGCGCCCGCCGCCCTGCTCCTGCTGCTCTACCGACTGGTCGGAGAGGCCCAGGGGGTGGCGCCCGCCGCGCTCACCGGCACGGTCCAGAACGACGTGCTGAAGGAGTACATCGCCCGCGGCACCTACATCTTCCCGCCGCAGCCCTCGCTGCGGCTGGTCGCGGACGTGTTCCGGTACTGCCGGGACGAGATCCCGCGCTGGAACACCATCTCCATCTCCGGCTACCACATGGCCGAGGCCGGGGCCGACCCTGTGCAGGAGATCGCCTTCACCCTGGCCAACGGCATCGCCTACGTCCGGACCGCGATCGCCGCCGGAATGGCCGTGGACGAGTTCGCGCCCCGGCTCTCCTTCTTCTTCGTGGCCCGCACGACCCTGCTGGAGGAGGTGGCCAAGTTCCGTGCCGCGCGCCGGATCTGGGCCAGGATCATGCGCGAGGAGTTCGGCGCGAAGGATCCGCGCTCGCAGATGCTGCGCTTCCACACCCAGACCGCCGGAGTGCAGCTCACCGCCCAGCAGCCCGAGGTGAACCTGGCCCGGGTCACCGTGCAGGCGCTCGCCGCGGTGCTCGGCGGCACCCAGTCGCTGCACACGAACAGCTACGACGAGGCGATCGCGCTGCCCACCGAGAAGGCCGCCCGGCTCGCCCTGCGCACCCAGCAGGTGCTCGCCCACGAGACCGACGTGACCGCCACCGTCGACCCGTTCGCCGGTTCCTACGCGATCGAGTCGCTCACCGACGAGGTGGAGGCCGCCGCGCTGGCCCTGATGGACCGGATCGAGGACCGGGGCGGCGCGGTGGCCGCGATCGAACAGGGATTCCAGAAGGGGGAGATCGAGCGCACCGCCTACCGCCTCCAGCAGGAGACCGACTCCGGCGAGCGGACGGTGGTCGGCGTCAACCGCTTCCGTCTGGACGCGGAGGAGCCGTACCAGCCGCTGCGGGTCGACCCGGCGATCGAGCGGCAGCAGGCCGAACGCCTGGCCCGGCTGCGGGCCGGGCGCTCGGCCGGAGCCGTCACCCGGG